From the Euphorbia lathyris chromosome 6, ddEupLath1.1, whole genome shotgun sequence genome, one window contains:
- the LOC136232569 gene encoding pentatricopeptide repeat-containing protein At3g24000, mitochondrial-like, with product MECDFNALLSRIPSSNFRRFFPPNCSKFINSVKLLEKPQTRSASVFLSFRVKFSVRASPSQLHESYIKIPRKLSSPNWHDWSGDRTKTNEVMRLASFGGKEVLKRYSGMLRECASRGSLNQGKGVHGMVIKKVIEPDLHLWVSLINFYAKCRSLILARKVLDEMCERDVVSWTALIAGYVNEGCGNDAVGLYSEMRKENILPNEFAFSTVLKACSICLDVELGKQVHVEAIKAGLLTDLFVGSALVDLYAKCGEVELAERVFFEMPEKNDVSWNVLLNGYAQSGAGKEVLKLFCGMTNSEINFNKFTLSTVVKCIANLGYLREGRVLHSLAIRSGCNIDEFLGCCLIDMYSKCGVISDALKVFNIVKDPDVVAWSTMIAGLDQQGCSEVAIDLFHRMRHAGVRPNQYTLASVVSASTNMGDLHFGRSIHSCVYKYGLQFDNSVGNALITMYMKGGLVQDGIRVFESMKIRDLVSWNALLSGFHDFEKCDEGFRIFCKMLTEGLIPNMYTFVSVLRSCTTLLNVYFGKQVHAHIIKYSLDANDFVGTALIDMYAKTKCVEDADVAFHRLTDRDVFTWTVIISGHAQTEQAEKAVKYLGQMLREGIKPNEFTLASGLSGCSRMATLGNGQQLHCLTVKSGHHSDVFVASALVDMYGKCGCLEDAEALFNGLVLRDTVSWNIIISAYSQHGQGKKALEAFKMMLNEGIVPDELTFIGILAACSYIGLVEEGKKFFDSMSKEYGITPSIEHHACMVDILGRAGRFDEVEVFIEEMKLTRYSLIWETVLGACKLHGNVDLGKQAAKKLFELEPETDSSYILLSNIFAAKGKWDDVRNIRTMMFTQGVKKEPGCSWTEVDGHVHVFTSHDGSHPKTREIYAKLDELGQKLKSMAYVPKTETVLHNMSYKEKKEHLYYHSERLALAFALISTSSVKPIRIFKNLRICEDCHDVMKLISEITNRTIVIRDIKRFHHFKEGTCSCQDHW from the coding sequence ATGGAATGTGACTTCAATGCGTTGCTTTCGCGTATCCCATCGTCAAATTTTCGACGCTTTTTCCCGCCTAATTGCTCAAAATTTATTAATTCAGTGAAGTTATTGGAAAAGCCCCAAACGCGTTCAGCTTCAGTGTTTCTTTCTTTTCGGGTAAAATTTTCAGTTCGTGCCTCACCGTCTCAACTTCATGAAAGTTATATAAAAATACCCAGAAAGTTGTCTTCTCCTAATTGGCATGATTGGTCGGGGGATAGAACTAAAACAAATGAAGTTATGAGACTGGCGAGCTTTGGGGGAAAGGAGGTATTAAAACGCTATTCTGGTATGTTGCGTGAATGTGCTTCAAGAGGGTCTCTAAATCAAGGAAAGGGGGTTCATGGGATGGTGATTAAAAAAGTGATAGAGCCAGATTTGCACTTGTGGGTTTCGTTGATCAATTTTTATGCAAAATGCAGGAGCTTAATATTGGCCCGGAAGGTGCTCGATGAAATGTGTGAACGAGATGTTGTGTCATGGACTGCGCTAATTGCTGGGTATGTGAATGAAGGATGTGGAAATGATGCAGTCGGGCTGTATTCGGAAATGAGAAAGGAGAATATATTGCCCAATGAGTTTGCCTTTTCTACTGTGTTGAAAGCATGCTCTATATGCTTGGATGTAGAATTAGGGAAGCAGGTTCATGTGGAAGCAATAAAAGCTGGGTTACTAACAGATTTGTTCGTTGGTTCTGCTCTTGTTGACCTTTATGCAAAGTGTGGCGAGGTTGAACTTGCTGAGAGGGTATTCTTTGAGATGCCAGAGAAAAATGATGTGTCATGGAATGTCTTGCTTAATGGTTATGCTCAAAGTGGAGCTGGGAAAGAAGTTTTGAAGTTGTTTTGTGGAATGACAAACTCTGAAATTAACTTCAATAAATTTACTCTATCTACAGTTGTAAAGTGTATTGCGAATTTGGGGTATTTGAGAGAAGGTAGGGTTTTGCATTCTTTGGCCATCAGGAGTGGCTGCAATATTGATGAATTTTTGGGTTGTTGTCTTATTGATATGTATTCTAAATGTGGGGTGATATCTGATGCATTAAAAGTGTTCAACATTGTTAAAGATCCCGATGTCGTGGCATGGAGTACAATGATAGCTGGTCTTGATCAGCAGGGCTGTAGTGAAGTGGCTATTGATCTGTTTCATCGGATGAGACACGCGGGAGTTAGGCCTAATCAGTATACCCTTGCTAGTGTTGTTAGTGCTAGTACGAATATGGGTGACTTACATTTTGGCCGAAGCATTCATTCTTGTGTATATAAATATGGGCTCCAATTTGATAATTCGGTTGGCAATGCATTGATCACGATGTACATGAAAGGTGGATTGGTGCAAGATGGCATTCGAGTGTTTGAGTCAATGAAAATTCGAGATTTAGTTTCTTGGAATGCCCTTTTGTCCGGGTTTCATGACTTTGAAAAATGTGATGAAGGGTTCAGAATTTTTTGCAAGATGCTTACTGAAGGTCTCATACCCAACATGTACACTTTTGTTAGTGTTCTAAGGTCTTGTACAACCCTTTTGAATGTGTACTTTGGGAAGCAAGTGCATGCTCATATCATAAAGTACAGCCTTGATGCTAATGATTTTGTCGGGACAGCTCTTATTGACATGTATGCGAAAACCAAATGTGTGGAAGATGCTGATGTAGCTTTCCATAGGTTAACAGACAGGGATGTCTTCACTTGGACAGTTATAATTTCTGGTCATGCACAAACTGAGCAAGCAGAAAAGGCTGTTAAATATTTAGGTCAAATGCTCAGGGAGGGTATAAAGCCCAACGAGTTTACTCTCGCTAGTGGCTTAAGTGGATGCTCTCGAATGGCAACTCTTGGAAACGGGCAGCAACTTCATTGTTTGACAGTCAAGTCTGGGCATCATAGTGATGTGTTCGTTGCTAGTGCACTTGTTGATATGTATGGGAAATGTGGGTGCCTAGAAGATGCCGAGGCCCTCTTTAACGGCTTAGTTTTACGAGATACAGTATCGTGGAACATTATTATATCTGCATACTCCCAACATGGGCAAGGGAAGAAGGCTCTCGAGGCTTTTAAGATGATGTTAAACGAAGGGATTGTTCCTGACGAGCTTACTTTCATAGGTATTCTGGCTGCGTGTAGTTACATTGGTTTGGTTGAAGAAGGGAAAAAGTTTTTTGACTCAATGAGCAAAGAGTATGGAATTACTCCTTCAATTGAGCATCATGCTTGTATGGTAGATATTCTTGGTAGAGCTGGGAGATTCGATGAGGTTGAAGTCTTTATCGAGGAAATGAAACTGACACGATATTCCTTGATTTGGGAGACTGTTCTTGGAGCGTGCAAATTACATGGCAATGTTGACCTTGGCAAACAAGCAGCTAAGAAACTCTTTGAACTTGAACCCGAGACGGATTCCAGTTATATATTGCTTTCAAATATTTTTGCAGCCAAAGGTAAGTGGGATGATGTTAGGAACATTAGGACTATGATGTTTACTCAAGGTGTTAAAAAAGAACCCGGTTGTAGCTGGACAGAGGTTGATGGTCATGTCCATGTCTTTACATCTCATGATGGTTCACATCCCAAAACAAGAGAAATCTATGCCAAATTGGACGAGTTGGGGCAGAAATTGAAATCAATGGCTTACGTGCCGAAAACAGAAACCGTGCTTCATAATATGAGTTACAAAGAAAAGAAGGAACATCTCTACTACCACAGTGAAAGATTGGCTCTTGCTTTTGCCCTTATAAGCACCAGCTCAGTTAAACCAATTCGGATTTTTAAAAATCTCCGTATTTGTGAGGATTGTCATGATGTTATGAAACTCATCTCAGAAATCACCAATCGTACTATTGTTATTCGTGACATCAAGCGTTTCCATCATTTTAAAGAAGGCACTTGCTCTTGCCAGGATCATTGGTAA
- the LOC136232570 gene encoding non-specific lipid transfer protein GPI-anchored 5-like isoform X1 — translation MGSKGIIAVVLVVMMMILSDRGNGQSGCTGALVGLAPCLNFVTGNSTTPSSSCCSQLTSVVQSQPKCLCTLLNGGGGGGSLGITINQTLALSLPGACNVQTPPVSQCNAANNGPTTSPPSDSAAADTPNSATDIPSIPGGTSKTIPTAAASINKMQLQSTFFILFIASTGSYFF, via the exons ATGGGTTCAAAAGGAATTATTGCAGTGGTATTGGTTGTTATGATGATGATTTTGAGTGATAGAGGAAATGGTCAGTCAGGGTGCACTGGTGCGTTAGTCGGGTTAGCCCCGTGTCTTAACTTTGTAACAGGAAATTCAACGACCCCATCTTCATCTTGCTGCTCGCAGCTTACTTCTGTTGTTCAATCACAGCCGAAGTGTCTCTGTACACTGCTTAACGGTGGTGGCGGGGGCGGCTCCTTGGGAATCACCATCAACCAGACGCTGGCACTTTCACTCCCTGGAGCTTGTAATGTCCAGACTCCACCTGTTAGCCAGTGCAATG CCGCCAACAATGGTCCAACAACTTCTCCTCCTTCTGATTCTGCTGCTGCTGATACTCCTAATTCTGCTACAGATATACCATCTATACCAG GAGGCACTTCCAAGACAATCCCAACAGCAGCTGCAAGCATCAACAAAATGCAACTTCAATCCACCTTTTTTATCCTTTTCATTGCTTCAACTGGTTCATATTTCTTTTGA
- the LOC136232570 gene encoding non-specific lipid transfer protein GPI-anchored 15-like isoform X3: MPVIIAIVIQPKCLCTLLNGGGGGGSLGITINQTLALSLPGACNVQTPPVSQCNAANNGPTTSPPSDSAAADTPNSATDIPSIPGGTSKTIPTAAASINKMQLQSTFFILFIASTGSYFF; this comes from the exons ATGCCAGTAATCATTGCCATTGTCATTCAG CCGAAGTGTCTCTGTACACTGCTTAACGGTGGTGGCGGGGGCGGCTCCTTGGGAATCACCATCAACCAGACGCTGGCACTTTCACTCCCTGGAGCTTGTAATGTCCAGACTCCACCTGTTAGCCAGTGCAATG CCGCCAACAATGGTCCAACAACTTCTCCTCCTTCTGATTCTGCTGCTGCTGATACTCCTAATTCTGCTACAGATATACCATCTATACCAG GAGGCACTTCCAAGACAATCCCAACAGCAGCTGCAAGCATCAACAAAATGCAACTTCAATCCACCTTTTTTATCCTTTTCATTGCTTCAACTGGTTCATATTTCTTTTGA
- the LOC136232570 gene encoding non-specific lipid transfer protein GPI-anchored 5-like isoform X2, with product MPVIIAIVIQLTSVVQSQPKCLCTLLNGGGGGGSLGITINQTLALSLPGACNVQTPPVSQCNAANNGPTTSPPSDSAAADTPNSATDIPSIPGGTSKTIPTAAASINKMQLQSTFFILFIASTGSYFF from the exons ATGCCAGTAATCATTGCCATTGTCATTCAG CTTACTTCTGTTGTTCAATCACAGCCGAAGTGTCTCTGTACACTGCTTAACGGTGGTGGCGGGGGCGGCTCCTTGGGAATCACCATCAACCAGACGCTGGCACTTTCACTCCCTGGAGCTTGTAATGTCCAGACTCCACCTGTTAGCCAGTGCAATG CCGCCAACAATGGTCCAACAACTTCTCCTCCTTCTGATTCTGCTGCTGCTGATACTCCTAATTCTGCTACAGATATACCATCTATACCAG GAGGCACTTCCAAGACAATCCCAACAGCAGCTGCAAGCATCAACAAAATGCAACTTCAATCCACCTTTTTTATCCTTTTCATTGCTTCAACTGGTTCATATTTCTTTTGA